The DNA segment GGAAAAACGAAATCGCGGGCGAATTCCTCGCGCAGATTGGAGAGGTAAAATTTGCTTGCGCCGGTCTTGAGCGCCTTTTCTTCGAGGCCTTCGGTCTCCTCGGCCTGCCCGACGTCCGCGCAGTAGGCGACCACCTCGCAGCCGAACTCGTCCTTGATCCAGCGCAGTATCACCGACGTATCGAGACCGCCGGAGTAGGCCAGCACTACTTTTTTGATCTTCTCTTGCGCCACGATTCCTCTGCGAAACGCCTCAGTGATCCTTCTTGAAACGCCGCAAGTCCGGCGATGGGGCAATCCGCAAAATGTCGGGCCGCAACAGCCAGACCATCACGGCTTTTTGCGCGTGCAAACGATTCTCTGCCTGATCGAGCACGACCGAGCGCGGGCCGTCGATCACGTCGTCGGTGATTTCCTCGCCGCGATGCGCCGGCAGACAATGCATCACGATCGCGTCCTTTCGCGCATGCTTCAACAGCGCGTCGTTAACCTGGAAGCCCTTGAAATCGCGCCGCCGCTGCGCCGCCTCTTTCTCGCGGCCCATCGAGGTCCACGTGTCGGTGTACACCACGTCGGCGTCGGTGACCGCCTCGACCGGATTGTCGCTGATGGTGCCGCTTTCGTCGTTGCGAAGGAGCTCCACGAAACTTTTTTCAGGCTCATAGCCCTTCGGACACGCGAGTCGCAGTTCAAATCCCGCGAGCGACGCCGCTTCGATCCAGCTCTGCGCGAGGTTGAATCCGTCGCCGACGAACGCAACCCGAAGTTTGCTCAAGTCGCGGCCAAATCGCTCCTGCATCGTGAGGAGATCGGCGAGCAACTGGCATGGATGAAGCAAGTCGGTGAGGCCATTGATCACCGGCACCGTCGATTCGCGCGCCAACTCGACCGCAGTCTCGTGCGAGAACGTGCGAATCATGATCAGATCGACGCATCGCGCCATGTTGCGCGCGACATCCTTGACCGATTCACGCTCGCCGATCCCGATATCGTTGGGCGCGAGATAAATCGCGTGGCCGCCGAGCTGCGCCATCCCGGTCTCGAACGTGATCCGCGTGCGCAGCGACGGCTTTTGAAAAATCATCGCCAGCGTTTTGCCGCGCAGATACGGATGCTCGATACCGATTTTCAACTCGGCCTTGAGGCGCGCGCCAAGTGCGAGCAGGCCCGCCAGTTCGGCCTCGCTGAGCGAGCTGAAATCGAGAAAGTCGCGCTTGGTCTGCGTGGCGGCGTTCACTTCGCGACCGGCACCGTCGTGAGCGCGTTTTCGATAATCGCGAGGCCCGCGTCGGCTTCTTCGCGCGTGAGATTGAGCGGCGGCAGCAAGCGCAAAACATTGCCCGCGGTGCCGTTGACCAGCAAACGATCCTTCACGCACGCATCGACGATCGGGCGCGCGTCATGCTTCAGCACCACGCCGATGATCATGCCGAGGCCGCGCACTTCGACGATCCGATCGCAGGTCTTCGCGAATTTGCCGAGCCGCTCGAGCATGTACGCGCCGACCGTCGCGGCGTTATCCATCACGCCGTCCTGCTCGAGGGCGTCGAGCACCGCGAGCGCCGCCGCGCACGCGACCGGGTTGCCGCCAAAGGTGCTGCCGTGACTGCCGGGCGTAAAGCTCGCGCCGATTTCCGGACGCGCGATCATCGCGCCGATCGGCAGTCCGCCGCCGAGCGCCTTGGCCAGCGTCACGATGTCGGGCTTGATGCCCGCGTGCTCGTACGCGAAGAATTTGCCGGTGCGGCCGATGCCGGTTTGCACTTCGTCGAGAATCAGCAGCACGTTGTTGCGATCGCACCATTCGCGCATCCGCTTCAGGTAATCGTTGTGCGGGACGACGACGCCACCCTCGCCCTGAATCGGTTCAATCAGGATGCCGACAGTCTGGTCCTGGCGCGCCTTGTCGAACGCCGCGACATCGTCGAACGGCACGAGCCTGAACCCGGGCATCAGCGGATGAAATCCCTGGTGATATTTTTCCTGGCCGGTGGCGCTCAAAGTCGCGAGCGTGCGGCCGTGGAATGAACCGAGCGTCGCGAGAATTTCGAAACGTCCGCCGCCTTCGTTGCTGCCCCATCGACGCGCGAGCTTGATCGCGGCCTCGTTGGCCTCGGCGCCCGAGTTGCCCAGAAATACTTTGCCTCCGCCGAATCGATTTGCGAGCCGCTCGAGCAAGCGCGCCGTCGGTTCGGTGTGAAATACATTCGAGACGTGAGTGAGCTTTTCGGCCTGCTCCTTGATCGCGCGAACCACGCGCGGATGGCCGTGGCCGAGACTGGTGACGGCCAAGCCGCAAAAGAAATCGAGAAAGCGATTGCCGTCCGCATCATATAGATAGGAGCCGTGACCGCGCGCGAAGGCGAGCGGCAGACATCCGTAAACATCGACCATGTTTCGATGCGCGAGTTCGATGATTTCAGTATTGTTCATCGCGATTCCACATTGCTCATGCCTTGGCTAACTGTTTGCTCTGCGACCGTTCGATGCTCGGCGCGAATTGGCCGAGAGGTCCGATACTTTCGCGCGCCGCGCGACGACTTCGGTGCCGATTCCGGCGCGAGTGAAAATCTCAAGCAGCACGGCGTGCCTCACGCGGCCGTCGATAATATGCGTCTTCGCGACGCCCTTGCTGAGCGCGTCGATGCAGCATTCGACCTTCGGGATCATCCCTTCGTGAATCACGCCGCGCGCGATCAGCCGTTTCGCCTCGGCCGCATCGAGCGTCGGCAGCAATTTGCCGTTTTGATCCTTCACGCCTTCGACGTCGCTCAGCAGAATCAATTTCTCCGCCTTGAGCGACGCGGCGATTTCGCCCGCGACGACATCCGCGTTGATATTGTAGGTCTCGCCGTCGCTGCCAAATCCGGTCGGCGCGATCACCGGTATGAAATTGTTGGCCTCGAGCGTGCGCAACAATTCCGGATTCACGCGGTCAACTTCGCCGACCAATCCGATATCGACGCGGCTGCGTTTGCCGTTTTCGTCGGTGACGACCATGCGCATCTTGCGCGATCTGATCAGGTCGCCATCCTTGCCCGAGAGTCCAACCGCGCGGCCGCCGTTGCGTGAAATCGTCGCGACGATATCCTTATTGATTCGCTGCAGGACCATCTCGGCGGCTTCCATCGTGGCCGGATCGGTCACGCGCATCCCGCGCACAAAACGCGACTTGAGGCCGAGCTTGCCGATCAGTTCGGTGATTTGCGGACCGCCGCCATGCACCACGATCGGATTGATCCCGACCAAGTCGAGCAGCACCACCTCTTGCGCGAAACTTTCGCGCAGTTCCGGCGTCAGCATCGCATGGCCGCCGTACTTGATCACAAAAGTTTTGCCGCGAAAGCGCCGGATATACGGCAGCGCCTCGATTAGCATTTCGGCGCGCTGGTGGATGGTGTCTTTCACGGTGTGGGGCTGGTCCTCTGAAAAAAGAAAATCAAAACAGTATTGCACGCGCGGCGCAATCGCTCCGCCGGCTAATTAATTCGACTCGGCCGGTCACGCCTCTCCCGTATCGAGGCGAGCGAAGCAAATCACAGAATATAGCGCGAGAGATCCTCGTCCTCGACGATTGCGTCGAGGCGCCCGTGCACGTAGTCAGCATCGATTGTGAGTTCGTGATCGTGCATCTCGGGCGCGTTGAACGACAACTCTTCGAGCAGGCGCTCGAGGATCGTGTGCAGGCGGCGCGCGCCGATATTTTCCGAACGTCCGTTGACCTTGGCCGCGATATCCGCGAGCACGCCGACGCCTTCGGCGGTGAACGCAATCCGCACGCCCTCGGTCGCGAGCAACGCGACGTATTGGCGGGTCAGCGCGTTCTCGGGCTCGGTCAGGATGCGGATGAAATCCTCGCGAGTGAGCGCTTTCAGCTCGACGCGAATCGGAAAGCGGCCCTGAAATTCCGGAATCAGGTCCGACGGCTTCGAGGTGTGAAACGCGCCCGACGCGACGAACAATATATGATCGGTCTTGACCGCGCCGTACTTGGTGTTGACCGTCGAGCCCTCGACGATCGGCAGCAAGTCGCGCTGCACGCCGGCCCGCGAGACGTCCGGACCGTGCGCGTCGCGCGCCGCAATCTTGTCGATCTCGTCGATAAACACGATGCCCGATTGCTCCGCGCGCTGAATCGCTTCCTGCGCGACGCTTTCCATATCGACCAGCCGCGCCGCCTCTTCCTGGATCAGCAATTCCATCGCCTCGGGAATCTTGACCTTGCGGTTGCGCGTTTTCTTCGGCATCAACTGATTCATCAGGTCCTTCATGTTGAGGCCCATCTCTTCCATCCCTTGCGGGGTGAAAACCTCGACCATCGGCGAGGCGTTCGCGCTGACTTCGAGTTCCACTTCGCGATCGTCCAGATGCCCATCGCGGAGCAGCTTGCGCAATTTTTCGCGCGTGTCCTTGTGCGAGTCGCTGGCGACCGGCTCGATATGCCCGTCCGGCGTGATACCCGCCGCCCTGCGCACCTTGGTCGGCGCGGGAAACAGGATATCGAGCAGGCGTTCTTCGGCGCTTTCGCGCGCCTTCACCGCGACCCGTTCGCGCGCTTCCTCGCGCACCATCTTGACCGAGATTTCGACGAGATCGCGGATCATCGATTCGACGTCGCGGCCCACGTAGCCGACTTCGGTGTAGCGCGAGGCTTCAACTTTAATGAACGGCGCTTGCGCGAGTTTGGCGAGCCGCCGCGCGATTTCGGTCTTGCCGACGCCGGTCGGCCCGATCATCAGGATGTTCTTCGGCGCGATTTCGTCGCGCAACTCGGGCGCGACATTCTGCCTGCGCCAGCGATTGCGCAGCGCGATCGCCACGGCGCGCTTGGCTTCGTGCTGGCCGATAATGTAGCGGTCGAGCTCGGAGACAATCTCGCGCGGGGTCATTACTTGTGGAACTGACATCAGGTTACGACGCCACGATGCGTCAAGAAATTAAATCTCCTCGATCACAAATTGATCGTTGGTGTAAACACAAATCTCCGAGGCTATCTTGAGCGAACTTTCGGCGATTTGGCGAGCGCTCATGCCGTTACCATGCCGCACCAGCGCGCGCGCTGCCGAGAGTGCGAAATTGCCGCCCGAGCCGATCGCCAGGATGCCGTCGTCGGGCTCGAGCACGTCACCCACGCCAGAAATCAGCAGCGAGCTTTCCTGATCCGCGACGATGAGCATCGCCTCGAGCCGGCGCAGTATTCGATCGGTGCGCCAATCCTTCGCGAGTTCGACCGCCGCGCGGCGCAGCACGCCATTGTACTCCTGCAGCTTCGATTCGAATTTGTCGAACAGCGTGAGCCCGTCGGCGGTCGAGCCGGCGAATCCGCCGATCACGCGATCCTGATGCAGCCGGCGAACCTTTCGCGCGGTGCCTTTCATGATGGTCTGGCCGACGCTCACCTGCCCGTCACCCGCCATCACCACGTGCCCGCTATGGCGCACGCACAAAATGGTGGTGTGGCGAAAAATCTCGGCGTCACGCTCGCGGATGGGCACGCTTATAAACCTCTTTCAAATGATTCACGCTCACATGAGTATAGCGCTGCGTAGTCGCCAGGCTCGCATGACCGAGCATTTCCTGGATCGATCGTAAGTCCGCTCCATTAGAAAGCATATGCGTTGCGAAGCAGTGACGCAGCCCATGCGGGGTAAATCCCGCGGTCAGCCCCGAGTCCACAATTCGCTGCTGGAGAATCTTTTCGACGCTGCGAGTGGTCAGGCGCGTGCCGCGCAGATTGACGATCACGGGGCCGTCGGGCTCCCATGCGATCGGCATCGCGCGCCGCCACGCCAGTAGCGCATCGAGCGCCGGCTCTCCCAACGGCACCAGGCGATCCTTGTTGCCCTTGCCCGCTCGCACCATAACCATGCCTACTTCCTCGTTAATATCGCGCCAATCGAGCCCGACCAGTTCGCTGACGCGAAGGCCCGACGAGTAGAGCGTCTCGAAGATCGCGCGATCGCGGAGCGCCGCGGGCGATGAATTTTCAGAATTGACTTCGATCAATTGTTGAACTTCATTTTGCTGAAGCACCGAGGGCAGGCGGCGTTCGTTCTTTGGCGAACGAATTGTGCGGGCTGGACTGGCTTTCCCGAGTGTGGTCTCCCGGTAACGAAAAAATGCTTTTATCGCGCTGAGGCGTCGTTGCACGGTTGCTCGCCGCGCGGTTTTCATCAAGTCGGCAAGGTACGAACGGACGTGATCGGCGGTGATGCCGCTGACGCTGATTTCTTCGACCGCTTTGCCAATCAGCGATGCGCGTTCGAGGAGAAAATTTCGGAACGCGAGCAGATCGCGGCGATAGTTCGTTACGGTATTTTCCGCAGCGCGCGACGCCTTCTGCAGCGCCGCGGCGAAATCCTCGATTGCATCAAGCATCGTCTCGCCGCATCGTCTCGCACAACCAAAGTGCCGCAGCTATGCTATCAGCGGCGATTTGGGGGGAAAAGCGGGTGCAAACCGCGCCGCGTGCAGCGCCGGTTCCCGTTCGGTGAGAGATGAATTGCTGGCATTGCGGCCGCGCGATCGAAATCGTTGCAGGCAAGGATCGCGTCGGCTTTCGCGAAGACTGCGCATCATGCGGCCGGCCGCTGCACGTCTGCCGCAACTGCGGATTTTACGACCCGGCCTTTAACAACAGTTGCCGGGAACCGATGGCCGAACTCGTAGCCGACAAGGAACGCGCGAACTTCCGCGAGTATTTCAAACCGGCCGGCGGCAGGTCAGTTCAAGCGGCGCCGCCGAAGTCCGAGGCGCAGAAAAAACTGGAGGCTCTGTTCAAGAAAAAATCATGACGACCCACACGAGCCTCTTTCGATCGCGCCGCGATTTCAGTCTGTTGATTGCTCTGTTTGCGTTTGCTGCACTGATTTCCAGCGGATGCCATCCCGCCAATTCCGCGCGCGGCGTCGTCGATCGATTCGTCGATCAGTATTACTTGGCAATCAATCTCAAAGCAGCCGAACCATATTGTGTCGGCCTCGCGCTCGATAAACTTCATCACGAAATTGAATTGACCGCGGGCCAGCGAATCGACGCCAACACGCGCAAGCCCGTGGTGCATTACAAGCTCACGGCGCAGCGCGACGCCAAGGATCATACCGAGTTCCTGTTCCGCGCGACGATCGACGTGCCCGAGGGCGGCTCGTTTCAGCGCAACTGGCTGATCGCGGCGCGCAAGGACGGCGATACGTGGAAGGTTTCGAATTTCGGCGAGTACGAGTGATAACCTCAACGTTATGAGCGTTGCC comes from the Candidatus Binatus sp. genome and includes:
- the argF gene encoding ornithine carbamoyltransferase, with translation MNAATQTKRDFLDFSSLSEAELAGLLALGARLKAELKIGIEHPYLRGKTLAMIFQKPSLRTRITFETGMAQLGGHAIYLAPNDIGIGERESVKDVARNMARCVDLIMIRTFSHETAVELARESTVPVINGLTDLLHPCQLLADLLTMQERFGRDLSKLRVAFVGDGFNLAQSWIEAASLAGFELRLACPKGYEPEKSFVELLRNDESGTISDNPVEAVTDADVVYTDTWTSMGREKEAAQRRRDFKGFQVNDALLKHARKDAIVMHCLPAHRGEEITDDVIDGPRSVVLDQAENRLHAQKAVMVWLLRPDILRIAPSPDLRRFKKDH
- a CDS encoding aspartate aminotransferase family protein translates to MNNTEIIELAHRNMVDVYGCLPLAFARGHGSYLYDADGNRFLDFFCGLAVTSLGHGHPRVVRAIKEQAEKLTHVSNVFHTEPTARLLERLANRFGGGKVFLGNSGAEANEAAIKLARRWGSNEGGGRFEILATLGSFHGRTLATLSATGQEKYHQGFHPLMPGFRLVPFDDVAAFDKARQDQTVGILIEPIQGEGGVVVPHNDYLKRMREWCDRNNVLLILDEVQTGIGRTGKFFAYEHAGIKPDIVTLAKALGGGLPIGAMIARPEIGASFTPGSHGSTFGGNPVACAAALAVLDALEQDGVMDNAATVGAYMLERLGKFAKTCDRIVEVRGLGMIIGVVLKHDARPIVDACVKDRLLVNGTAGNVLRLLPPLNLTREEADAGLAIIENALTTVPVAK
- the hslV gene encoding ATP-dependent protease subunit HslV, whose translation is MFRHTTILCVRHSGHVVMAGDGQVSVGQTIMKGTARKVRRLHQDRVIGGFAGSTADGLTLFDKFESKLQEYNGVLRRAAVELAKDWRTDRILRRLEAMLIVADQESSLLISGVGDVLEPDDGILAIGSGGNFALSAARALVRHGNGMSARQIAESSLKIASEICVYTNDQFVIEEI
- a CDS encoding tyrosine recombinase XerC produces the protein MLDAIEDFAAALQKASRAAENTVTNYRRDLLAFRNFLLERASLIGKAVEEISVSGITADHVRSYLADLMKTARRATVQRRLSAIKAFFRYRETTLGKASPARTIRSPKNERRLPSVLQQNEVQQLIEVNSENSSPAALRDRAIFETLYSSGLRVSELVGLDWRDINEEVGMVMVRAGKGNKDRLVPLGEPALDALLAWRRAMPIAWEPDGPVIVNLRGTRLTTRSVEKILQQRIVDSGLTAGFTPHGLRHCFATHMLSNGADLRSIQEMLGHASLATTQRYTHVSVNHLKEVYKRAHPRA
- the argB gene encoding acetylglutamate kinase, translated to MLIEALPYIRRFRGKTFVIKYGGHAMLTPELRESFAQEVVLLDLVGINPIVVHGGGPQITELIGKLGLKSRFVRGMRVTDPATMEAAEMVLQRINKDIVATISRNGGRAVGLSGKDGDLIRSRKMRMVVTDENGKRSRVDIGLVGEVDRVNPELLRTLEANNFIPVIAPTGFGSDGETYNINADVVAGEIAASLKAEKLILLSDVEGVKDQNGKLLPTLDAAEAKRLIARGVIHEGMIPKVECCIDALSKGVAKTHIIDGRVRHAVLLEIFTRAGIGTEVVARRAKVSDLSANSRRASNGRRANS
- the hslU gene encoding ATP-dependent protease ATPase subunit HslU, whose amino-acid sequence is MSVPQVMTPREIVSELDRYIIGQHEAKRAVAIALRNRWRRQNVAPELRDEIAPKNILMIGPTGVGKTEIARRLAKLAQAPFIKVEASRYTEVGYVGRDVESMIRDLVEISVKMVREEARERVAVKARESAEERLLDILFPAPTKVRRAAGITPDGHIEPVASDSHKDTREKLRKLLRDGHLDDREVELEVSANASPMVEVFTPQGMEEMGLNMKDLMNQLMPKKTRNRKVKIPEAMELLIQEEAARLVDMESVAQEAIQRAEQSGIVFIDEIDKIAARDAHGPDVSRAGVQRDLLPIVEGSTVNTKYGAVKTDHILFVASGAFHTSKPSDLIPEFQGRFPIRVELKALTREDFIRILTEPENALTRQYVALLATEGVRIAFTAEGVGVLADIAAKVNGRSENIGARRLHTILERLLEELSFNAPEMHDHELTIDADYVHGRLDAIVEDEDLSRYIL